One part of the Mesomycoplasma conjunctivae genome encodes these proteins:
- a CDS encoding phosphatidate cytidylyltransferase → MSNVLNLKKLKDIKGRIFASLILLFIIFPLFFLTYYGQIIGRSISLAIFALVLIYSVFEIVHHFTLSWFAKIVLSIIPLFLFFLPVGNTFLFYDKNPILNIAFLAKIIENQFRDYLTLIIIFTAIFLINILEYFTNKENNKRWFSNSIAIIFITFTITSFFKLVWIINIYSFVWVIFLGFIAAFADGFAYLFGIAIGGKLFKSRFKVSPSKSIEGFIFGFLSSAVLVAIVLFATNLDENITNHSIFRPLVIILLPIFAIIGDLSFSAVKRYLQIKDFSSIIKKHGGVFDRFDSTALVFIVFSIILIISNK, encoded by the coding sequence ATGTCTAATGTGTTAAATTTAAAAAAACTAAAAGATATTAAAGGAAGAATTTTTGCTTCCTTGATTCTTTTATTTATAATTTTTCCACTCTTTTTTTTAACATATTATGGTCAAATAATTGGTAGGTCAATATCACTTGCTATTTTTGCTCTTGTTTTAATTTATAGCGTTTTTGAAATAGTACATCATTTTACACTTAGTTGATTTGCAAAAATAGTATTATCAATAATACCTTTATTTTTATTTTTTTTGCCTGTTGGTAATACATTTTTATTTTATGATAAAAATCCTATTTTAAATATTGCATTTTTAGCTAAAATAATAGAAAATCAATTTCGTGACTACCTAACTTTAATAATTATTTTTACAGCTATTTTTTTAATTAATATTTTAGAATACTTTACAAATAAAGAAAATAATAAACGTTGATTTAGCAACTCAATTGCTATAATTTTTATTACTTTTACTATAACATCATTCTTTAAATTAGTTTGAATTATAAATATATATAGTTTTGTCTGAGTTATTTTTCTAGGTTTTATAGCAGCTTTTGCAGATGGTTTTGCATATCTTTTTGGCATCGCTATTGGTGGTAAACTCTTTAAAAGTCGATTTAAAGTTTCTCCTTCAAAGTCTATAGAAGGTTTTATTTTTGGTTTTCTAAGCTCAGCTGTCTTAGTTGCTATAGTTTTATTTGCAACTAATCTGGATGAAAATATTACAAATCATAGTATTTTTAGACCTCTGGTTATAATTTTGTTACCTATTTTTGCAATTATAGGTGATTTATCATTTTCAGCAGTTAAAAGGTATTTACAAATAAAAGATTTTTCTTCAATTATCAAAAAACATGGTGGTGTTTTCGACAGATTTGACTCAACTGCTTTAGTATTTATTGTTTTTAGTATTATTCTTATTATTAGTAATAAATAG
- the tsaE gene encoding tRNA (adenosine(37)-N6)-threonylcarbamoyltransferase complex ATPase subunit type 1 TsaE, producing the protein MNVKANYQYYQNLKSKSASDLDFIILKILELKVQFIYLVGDYGSGKTFFVKQLGKHLKIKDEITSPSFNFAFVYKGLVHIDLDNYKGDLSEFEDYFIDNIVAIEWADKLNFFDQNSVLIEIKIWDEFTRDINFYYN; encoded by the coding sequence ATGAATGTTAAAGCAAATTATCAATATTATCAAAATCTAAAATCTAAGTCAGCTTCTGACTTAGATTTCATTATTTTGAAAATATTAGAACTAAAAGTGCAATTTATTTATCTTGTTGGTGATTATGGATCAGGAAAAACTTTTTTTGTCAAACAACTTGGCAAACACTTAAAAATTAAAGACGAAATTACCTCACCATCATTTAATTTTGCCTTTGTCTATAAAGGTTTAGTGCACATTGATCTTGATAATTACAAAGGTGATTTATCAGAATTTGAGGACTACTTTATCGACAATATTGTTGCCATTGAATGAGCCGATAAACTAAATTTTTTTGATCAAAATTCTGTGCTCATAGAGATAAAAATTTGAGATGAATTTACCAGAGATATAAATTTTTATTATAATTAG